GGCTTGGCATCAAACTGGTGCGACTTTCTCTAGCGCTTGGTCGACTAACAGACCGCCAATCTCAACCAACTGGTGAATGGCCAATACCAGACTTCGCTGCGGACCTTCAAGGTCGAATGCCAGCATATTAGCCATTTCACGGGCGCTGTTCAGGGTTTCGCTGGCGTTAGCCAGTAAGGTTTCTGTGTCAGCTTCAGGCGTAACGCTAAATAGCGTCGAATCGGTGGGCGAGGGGTTGGGAGTGATTTTTTTCATAGATTAGTTCCTTAGTTAAGAAACCATCACCGCCTGCCGCCAAGCAGGTTGGGTGACGGATTGCACAAGGTTGGCGGACCGGCAAGGAACAACCCGGCACCCCGAAGGGTCCATGCGCAACCCGCCATGACACAAGAATGCAAATGCAAAAAACGCCTGCAATCTTATAGGGGGGTTGTTGCGCTTCCTTGTTGGGCCGCCAAGCCCGCTAGCTGCATTTGCAGCGCCCGGTGAAAGTAAGCCACCGGACAAATCCAGCGCAACCCCGGCAAGTTGTCAGAAATTTCCGGTGTAGCAAACCCCCGTTTCCCAACTACATTAAAAAACTGCTACCCAAACCCCACGGTTTGGCTTACTCTTTTAGCTGTATATAAATACAGTAGTCGCAAAAGACAACTATCGTGAAGGCATGTGAGGTGGTGAATGGCCGTCGAAGTGGTATACCGCAGCAGCCGAGATCTGGAGCGTTTGTTCATGGATAAAGCC
The sequence above is drawn from the Pseudomonas quebecensis genome and encodes:
- a CDS encoding DUF6124 family protein, which gives rise to MKKITPNPSPTDSTLFSVTPEADTETLLANASETLNSAREMANMLAFDLEGPQRSLVLAIHQLVEIGGLLVDQALEKVAPV